In a genomic window of Aeromicrobium panaciterrae:
- a CDS encoding AI-2E family transporter, translating to MAKSQPKRTEIPAGVEIATQWSWRLLVIAAAGFVGIWLLRYFSEITVPIAVAILGTALTVGAVDWLEKKGLPRIAATASVVLSMLAGLFGMLALVGSQLATQVSDLKSNVVEGIDQIQDWAKTGPLNLTDTQIQDWIDRAKSSITNSDTSIFTTASNVGTTLTHLVAGFFIALFASFFFLYEGERIWSWVVALFPKAARDKVHSSGQTAWASLTAFVRATIFVALVDAMGIAFGAWVLGVPLTFAIGVLVFLGAFIPIVGALASGMVAVLVALVAQGPVVALIMLAVVIAVQQIESHVLQPFLMGKLVAVHPLAIILAIAAGIAVAGIVGALIAVPLAACLNGVVKHLVNDAQPYQDEPEPDPA from the coding sequence GTGGCCAAGAGTCAACCCAAGCGCACTGAGATTCCCGCTGGTGTGGAGATCGCGACCCAGTGGTCGTGGCGGCTGCTCGTCATCGCCGCCGCCGGCTTTGTCGGCATCTGGCTGCTGCGCTACTTCTCCGAAATCACCGTGCCGATCGCCGTAGCCATCCTCGGCACCGCGCTCACCGTCGGAGCGGTCGATTGGCTGGAGAAGAAAGGCCTGCCCCGCATTGCGGCGACGGCCTCGGTTGTCTTGAGCATGCTGGCCGGATTGTTCGGGATGCTGGCACTCGTGGGATCGCAGCTGGCGACCCAGGTCTCGGACCTCAAGTCCAATGTTGTTGAGGGCATCGACCAGATTCAGGACTGGGCCAAAACGGGGCCGCTCAACCTCACGGACACTCAGATCCAGGATTGGATCGACAGGGCCAAGTCCTCGATCACCAACAGCGATACGTCGATCTTCACGACGGCGTCGAATGTCGGTACGACGCTCACCCACCTCGTCGCCGGATTCTTCATCGCGCTGTTCGCCTCGTTCTTCTTCCTGTACGAAGGCGAGCGCATCTGGAGCTGGGTCGTCGCGCTCTTCCCCAAGGCGGCGCGCGACAAAGTGCACTCTTCGGGCCAGACCGCGTGGGCCTCGCTCACGGCATTCGTACGCGCGACGATCTTCGTGGCTCTGGTCGACGCAATGGGTATCGCGTTTGGCGCATGGGTGCTCGGGGTTCCACTCACCTTCGCGATCGGCGTGCTGGTGTTCCTTGGTGCGTTCATACCGATTGTCGGTGCGCTCGCGTCCGGCATGGTGGCGGTCCTTGTAGCGCTGGTCGCACAGGGACCAGTCGTCGCGCTGATCATGCTGGCAGTCGTGATCGCGGTGCAGCAGATCGAGTCGCACGTACTTCAGCCGTTCCTCATGGGCAAGCTCGTCGCGGTGCACCCGCTCGCGATCATCCTGGCCATTGCCGCCGGTATCGCCGTCGCTGGCATCGTCGGAGCACTGATCGCCGTTCCGCTGGCAGCGTGCCTCAACGGTGTGGTCAAGCATCTGGTCAACGATGCGCAGCCCTATCAGGACGAGCCCGAGCCAGATCCGGCATGA
- a CDS encoding MmcQ/YjbR family DNA-binding protein — MTDVHEFCSALPGAVLTFPFGEETAVYRVGGKIFALTGVDRATSINLKAEPADVTGLVDTYDSITRGYHMNKKHWVTVQLDGSLPEGLLEELIEDSYDLIVDKLPARDKP; from the coding sequence ATGACGGACGTTCACGAGTTCTGCAGCGCCCTGCCGGGTGCTGTGCTGACGTTCCCGTTCGGCGAGGAGACCGCCGTCTACCGCGTAGGCGGCAAGATCTTCGCGCTCACCGGGGTCGACAGGGCTACAAGTATCAACCTCAAGGCCGAGCCGGCCGACGTCACGGGACTCGTCGACACGTACGACTCGATCACGCGCGGCTATCACATGAACAAGAAGCACTGGGTGACCGTACAGCTCGACGGATCGCTGCCCGAAGGGCTGCTCGAAGAGCTGATCGAGGACTCGTACGACCTGATCGTCGACAAGCTCCCGGCACGCGACAAGCCCTAG
- a CDS encoding FAD-dependent oxidoreductase translates to MPNPQNQSEHYDLCIIGAGIGGLNALYVASQYLKPDQRIALVDRRDRVGGMWVDTYDYVRLHQPHPCFTTGDVKWTLGKKPSHLASKTEVLDHFQHCVNESRKGVGVTELLGHEMVEIEETDDVVRVTCRTNDRTLATITADHVINAAALDVDALQPLSLSSSQVRSVSPETCDVRTGEIASDNNPVWVIGSGKTGMDTAHTLITHQPGREVNLVAGTGSFFMSRDRMFPSGTKRWLGGVRPNYVLTEMADRFDGTNEVDVLNWMRDTYGTGPIPHAQHFFLGALSEGESTRIRDGLGQVVMDHLVDVVDHGEHGVQIHMRKGTPIDIAPGSWIVNCTSHFVSRARTEAPYVSAGGRVVTIGFKGMFGFTSFGGYFLTHLLYAGKLREVPLYEADGNAILSHSVPATVLGSLALTQYNLGLAFDHLPAKVFKDFGLDFDRLYPAPRRLVGQLKFLAGHKRKRERYRHALDTLGERFDVHVGPVIKTS, encoded by the coding sequence ATGCCCAATCCACAGAATCAGTCTGAGCACTACGACCTGTGCATCATCGGCGCCGGAATCGGTGGCCTGAATGCCCTCTATGTCGCCAGCCAATACCTCAAGCCTGACCAACGAATCGCCCTGGTCGATCGCAGGGACCGGGTCGGCGGCATGTGGGTGGACACGTACGACTATGTCCGACTACATCAGCCCCACCCGTGCTTCACCACTGGCGACGTCAAATGGACCCTTGGCAAGAAGCCATCGCACCTCGCCTCCAAGACCGAGGTCCTCGACCACTTCCAGCATTGCGTCAACGAGTCCAGGAAGGGCGTCGGCGTGACCGAGCTCCTGGGCCACGAAATGGTGGAGATCGAAGAGACCGACGATGTCGTACGCGTGACCTGCCGGACCAACGACCGAACCCTGGCGACGATCACCGCCGACCACGTGATCAACGCTGCAGCGCTTGACGTAGACGCGCTGCAGCCGCTGTCACTGTCCAGTTCTCAGGTCCGTTCCGTCTCGCCAGAGACGTGCGACGTGCGTACGGGCGAGATCGCCAGCGACAACAACCCCGTCTGGGTCATCGGCAGTGGCAAGACCGGAATGGACACCGCGCACACGCTGATCACCCACCAGCCGGGTCGCGAGGTCAATCTGGTTGCCGGCACAGGCAGCTTCTTCATGAGCCGCGACCGCATGTTTCCAAGCGGGACCAAGCGTTGGTTGGGAGGTGTCAGGCCGAACTATGTCCTGACCGAGATGGCCGACCGATTCGACGGCACGAATGAGGTCGATGTCTTGAACTGGATGCGCGACACCTACGGCACCGGGCCCATTCCTCACGCCCAACATTTCTTCCTGGGTGCCTTGTCCGAGGGCGAGTCGACACGCATCCGCGACGGGCTGGGACAGGTCGTGATGGACCACCTGGTGGACGTGGTCGATCACGGTGAACATGGCGTTCAGATCCACATGCGCAAGGGAACCCCGATCGATATCGCCCCTGGGAGCTGGATCGTCAACTGCACCAGCCACTTCGTCTCCCGTGCACGCACAGAGGCCCCGTACGTTTCCGCCGGAGGGCGAGTCGTCACCATCGGGTTCAAGGGGATGTTCGGGTTCACGTCGTTCGGCGGCTACTTCCTGACCCACCTCCTTTACGCCGGCAAGCTCAGGGAGGTCCCTTTGTATGAGGCCGACGGCAACGCCATTTTGAGCCATTCGGTGCCTGCAACGGTCCTGGGCTCACTAGCGCTGACCCAATACAACTTGGGCCTCGCGTTCGACCACCTCCCGGCAAAGGTCTTCAAGGATTTCGGCCTCGACTTCGACCGGTTGTACCCCGCACCACGACGTCTGGTCGGGCAGTTGAAGTTCCTGGCTGGGCACAAGCGGAAGCGAGAGCGCTACCGGCACGCGCTCGACACGCTCGGTGAGCGATTCGACGTACATGTAGGCCCCGTGATCAAGACAAGCTAG
- a CDS encoding MDR family MFS transporter gives MTDTQTSTEPVYFSHRQILVILAGLMTGMFLAALDQSIVGTALPRITSELHGLNKLSWVVTAYLLASTAATPLWGKISDLYGRRLIFQAAIITFLVGSLLCGFASNIDQLIAFRALQGIGGGGLMALALATLGDVIPPRERGRYMGYMGAVFGSASVLGPVLGGTLADGPGWEWIFWLNVPIGIVALVVTSYVLKLPHVRREHTIDWLGAAVLVSAVSSVLLYTAWAGPEHGWLDSMSLSLLGGGLLLAVFFILIERRASEPILPMELFNNSVFSITNALGMVFGIAMFGAIIFVPLYLQIVMGMSPTKSGLGMVPMVAGMFSASIPTGNYVSKTGHYRFFPIASTIFVAGALLLLSTLDADSSYLNVGIGMFALGFGLGLTMQLLTLIVQNSVDVRHMGVATSTVTFFRNLGGAFGTAVFGAVLNSRLAHHLETSFGPGAGTSVNTNDATAIRHLPEPVRVKVIDAFALSLHEVFLTALPFVGIAFILALFIKELPLRSRSTPMPAEATEL, from the coding sequence ATGACCGACACCCAGACCAGCACAGAGCCCGTCTACTTCTCGCACCGCCAGATCCTGGTGATCCTTGCCGGCCTGATGACCGGCATGTTCCTTGCCGCCCTTGACCAGAGCATCGTCGGAACCGCGCTCCCCCGAATCACCTCCGAGCTCCATGGGCTCAACAAGCTCAGCTGGGTCGTCACGGCGTACCTGCTCGCCTCGACCGCCGCCACGCCTCTGTGGGGCAAGATCTCCGACCTGTACGGTCGCCGACTGATCTTCCAGGCAGCGATCATCACGTTCCTCGTCGGCTCGCTCTTGTGCGGCTTCGCGAGCAATATCGATCAACTCATCGCGTTCCGGGCACTCCAAGGCATCGGCGGTGGTGGCCTGATGGCCCTCGCTCTTGCCACCCTCGGCGATGTCATCCCGCCCCGCGAACGCGGTCGCTACATGGGCTACATGGGCGCCGTGTTCGGCTCAGCCAGCGTCCTCGGCCCGGTGCTCGGCGGCACGCTCGCAGATGGTCCCGGCTGGGAGTGGATCTTCTGGCTCAACGTGCCGATCGGCATCGTCGCGCTCGTCGTGACGTCATACGTTCTCAAGCTCCCCCACGTACGCCGCGAGCACACGATCGACTGGCTCGGCGCAGCCGTTCTCGTCTCGGCCGTCTCCTCGGTCTTGCTCTACACGGCCTGGGCTGGACCTGAGCACGGCTGGCTCGACTCGATGAGCCTCAGCCTGCTCGGCGGAGGACTGCTGCTTGCCGTCTTCTTCATCCTGATCGAACGACGAGCCTCCGAGCCGATTCTCCCCATGGAGCTCTTCAACAACTCGGTGTTCTCGATCACCAACGCCCTCGGCATGGTGTTCGGCATCGCGATGTTCGGCGCGATCATCTTCGTGCCGCTCTACCTGCAGATCGTGATGGGCATGTCGCCGACCAAGTCCGGACTGGGCATGGTCCCGATGGTCGCGGGCATGTTCTCGGCATCGATTCCGACCGGCAACTACGTATCCAAGACGGGCCACTACCGGTTCTTTCCGATCGCCAGCACGATTTTCGTCGCCGGCGCACTTCTCCTGCTGTCGACGCTCGATGCCGACAGCTCCTATCTGAATGTCGGCATCGGCATGTTCGCGCTCGGGTTTGGACTCGGCCTGACGATGCAGCTGCTGACCCTGATCGTGCAGAACTCGGTCGACGTACGCCACATGGGAGTCGCCACCAGCACCGTGACGTTCTTCCGCAATCTCGGTGGTGCGTTCGGTACGGCCGTGTTCGGAGCGGTGCTCAACAGCCGTCTCGCGCATCACCTCGAGACGTCGTTCGGGCCCGGAGCCGGCACATCGGTCAACACCAACGATGCGACAGCGATTCGCCACCTGCCCGAGCCGGTACGCGTCAAGGTCATCGATGCGTTTGCGTTATCGCTGCACGAGGTGTTCCTGACCGCTCTTCCGTTCGTCGGCATCGCGTTCATCCTCGCCCTGTTCATCAAGGAGCTTCCGCTGCGTTCGCGCAGCACCCCGATGCCTGCCGAGGCGACTGAACTCTAG
- a CDS encoding MarR family transcriptional regulator, translating to MQVNNAEIRTEEPATAEDALARLMMMVGRRFRARLDGDAVDPSQAALLYTLKIRGALRLGDIAEAMKLDASTVSRHVQQLGDRGFIERGPDPEDGRASIISLTDEGSAGLTSSFEQRRDILAEAIADWNDEDRELLRAQLIRLAASLGEPA from the coding sequence ATGCAAGTAAATAACGCGGAGATCCGCACGGAGGAGCCGGCGACCGCCGAAGACGCCCTCGCTCGGCTGATGATGATGGTCGGCCGACGCTTCCGCGCCCGCCTCGACGGTGACGCCGTCGACCCCTCGCAGGCGGCTCTGCTCTACACGCTCAAGATCCGTGGCGCGCTGCGCCTCGGTGACATCGCCGAGGCCATGAAGCTCGACGCATCGACCGTCAGCCGCCACGTGCAGCAGCTCGGCGACCGCGGATTCATCGAACGCGGACCCGATCCCGAAGACGGGCGAGCCAGCATCATCAGCCTGACCGACGAAGGCAGCGCCGGGCTCACATCCTCCTTCGAGCAACGCCGCGACATCCTCGCCGAAGCCATCGCCGATTGGAACGACGAAGACCGCGAACTGCTCCGCGCCCAACTCATCCGCCTAGCAGCATCGCTCGGAGAACCCGCATGA
- the ilvA gene encoding threonine ammonia-lyase, whose protein sequence is MDLNDVREARKLLDGVTELTPMAHSRWLSNIASTPVYLKAENLQRTGSFKIRGAYVRIARLSEEERANGVVAASAGNHAQGVALAASMLGTKATIFMPEGAALPKVAATEGYGADIKFHGSGVTEALVPAREFAKETGAVLIHPFDHEDILVGQGTVGLEILEQCPDVKTILVPVGGGGLAAGIGLLRTERPDIRIIGVQAEDAAAYPASLKAGHPISQAMGLTMADGISVAEPGGIPFKVIADLLDDVITVSEETMSRALISLLERAKMLVEPAGTAGVAAILEKPDAFEGPVVSVLSGGNIDALVLLDVIRHGLAAAGRFLLFRARITDRPGALMGLLTDLAEMQVNVLNVNHDRASESLGVRQVDVDMQVATRGPQHRAEVRKRLTELGYELM, encoded by the coding sequence GTGGATCTGAACGATGTGAGGGAAGCCCGCAAGCTACTCGACGGCGTCACCGAGCTGACGCCGATGGCGCACTCGCGATGGCTCAGCAACATTGCGTCGACGCCGGTCTACCTGAAGGCGGAGAACCTCCAGCGAACAGGATCATTCAAGATCCGCGGCGCGTACGTACGCATTGCGCGGCTCAGCGAGGAGGAGCGCGCCAACGGCGTCGTCGCTGCGAGCGCCGGTAACCACGCCCAGGGCGTTGCGTTGGCCGCGTCGATGCTCGGTACGAAAGCCACGATCTTCATGCCGGAAGGTGCAGCGCTCCCGAAGGTCGCAGCGACCGAGGGCTATGGGGCTGACATCAAGTTCCATGGGTCAGGCGTCACCGAGGCGCTGGTGCCTGCGCGCGAGTTCGCCAAGGAGACTGGCGCCGTCCTGATCCACCCGTTCGACCATGAAGACATCCTTGTCGGCCAGGGCACGGTCGGGCTCGAGATCCTCGAGCAGTGCCCCGACGTCAAGACGATCCTCGTGCCGGTCGGCGGTGGCGGTCTGGCCGCGGGCATTGGACTGCTCCGTACAGAACGCCCTGACATCCGCATCATCGGCGTGCAGGCTGAGGACGCTGCGGCCTACCCCGCTTCGCTCAAGGCCGGCCATCCGATCTCACAGGCGATGGGCCTGACCATGGCCGACGGCATCTCGGTGGCTGAGCCGGGCGGCATACCGTTCAAGGTCATCGCGGATCTGCTGGACGACGTCATCACCGTCAGCGAAGAGACGATGAGTCGCGCGCTGATCTCCCTGCTTGAGCGAGCCAAGATGCTCGTCGAGCCAGCTGGCACCGCCGGAGTCGCCGCGATCCTCGAGAAGCCGGATGCGTTCGAAGGGCCAGTTGTTTCAGTACTGTCCGGCGGCAACATCGACGCTCTGGTCCTGCTGGACGTCATCCGCCACGGCCTCGCCGCAGCAGGCCGGTTCCTGCTGTTCCGAGCTCGCATCACCGACCGCCCGGGTGCGCTGATGGGTTTGCTGACGGACCTCGCCGAGATGCAGGTCAACGTTCTCAACGTCAACCATGACCGCGCATCGGAGTCGCTCGGCGTACGTCAGGTTGACGTCGACATGCAGGTGGCGACACGTGGACCGCAGCACCGAGCCGAGGTCAGGAAGCGCCTGACCGAGCTCGGCTACGAACTCATGTGA
- the greA gene encoding transcription elongation factor GreA produces the protein MTQPTETETIWVTQEAYDRLKQELEHLAGEVRADITAKIASAREEGDLKENGGYHAAREEQGKTEARIRQLEEMLRRAEVGDKPADDGVVGNGMIVTIRFTGDTDTEQFLLGSRELLSMDSSVEIDVYSPTSPLGAAVLGKKKGDSVSYETPNGKNITVEIVDTKPF, from the coding sequence ATGACTCAGCCAACTGAGACAGAGACCATCTGGGTGACCCAGGAGGCGTACGACCGCCTCAAGCAGGAGCTCGAGCACCTTGCCGGCGAAGTACGCGCGGACATCACCGCCAAGATCGCCTCCGCCCGCGAAGAGGGCGACCTCAAGGAGAACGGCGGCTACCACGCTGCGCGCGAGGAGCAGGGCAAGACCGAAGCCCGCATCCGCCAGCTGGAAGAAATGCTTCGCCGCGCCGAAGTCGGCGACAAGCCTGCAGACGATGGCGTCGTCGGCAACGGCATGATCGTCACGATCCGCTTCACGGGTGACACCGACACCGAGCAGTTCCTGCTGGGTTCGCGTGAGTTGCTGAGCATGGACTCCAGCGTCGAGATCGACGTCTACTCGCCGACCTCACCCCTCGGTGCTGCCGTACTCGGCAAGAAGAAGGGTGACTCCGTCTCGTACGAGACGCCCAACGGCAAGAACATCACCGTCGAAATCGTCGACACCAAGCCGTTCTAG
- a CDS encoding DUF4307 domain-containing protein — protein sequence MTDLGARYGTSNRPRWFWPLIAAIGITIGIAFAAWVGFQDKPITARVWGYDVVDDHNITIKLDVVRPDPLDIECTVYAQAADHSIVGEKTVELPAIDEEEIRLEVDIETERRAVTGVLRTCVAAE from the coding sequence GTGACTGACCTCGGAGCGCGCTACGGAACCAGCAACCGGCCTCGCTGGTTTTGGCCGCTGATCGCTGCCATCGGCATCACGATCGGCATCGCATTCGCGGCCTGGGTCGGCTTCCAGGACAAGCCCATCACCGCTCGCGTGTGGGGCTATGACGTGGTCGACGACCACAACATCACCATCAAGCTCGACGTCGTACGACCTGACCCTCTCGACATCGAATGCACGGTCTACGCGCAGGCCGCCGACCACTCGATCGTCGGCGAGAAGACGGTCGAATTGCCTGCAATTGACGAAGAAGAGATCCGTCTAGAGGTCGACATCGAGACCGAGCGACGAGCCGTCACAGGTGTCTTGAGGACGTGTGTGGCGGCTGAATGA
- a CDS encoding SDR family NAD(P)-dependent oxidoreductase has product MTPTEAVLVTGASTGIGEAMVENLADNNIRVFAAVRDLSSVAEHPLVTPVRLDVTSAAEALEAAETVRAALGDTKLRGLINNAGIAVGGPLEFVELDEFRKQLEVNVIGQLAVTQAFLPLLREHGKARIVFTSSIGGRVAAPFIGPYAASKHALNGMAESLRRELKPWGMGVSVLAPASVATPIWDKAGDQIDEITGTLSPRAMELYGGTIESMRGMAKGARTGGIPASKVAEAAHHALFSRRPKAEYLIGTEAKMMATASNLLPYRTFDKAVLKEIAKG; this is encoded by the coding sequence ATGACTCCCACCGAAGCAGTGCTCGTCACCGGCGCATCGACCGGCATCGGCGAAGCGATGGTCGAGAACCTCGCAGACAACAACATCCGCGTGTTCGCCGCCGTACGCGACCTTTCCAGCGTCGCCGAGCATCCACTGGTCACGCCCGTACGCCTCGACGTCACCTCGGCCGCGGAGGCGCTGGAGGCGGCGGAGACCGTACGCGCTGCTCTCGGAGATACGAAGCTCCGAGGCCTGATCAACAACGCCGGCATCGCCGTCGGTGGACCACTCGAGTTCGTCGAGCTCGACGAGTTCCGCAAGCAACTGGAGGTCAACGTCATCGGCCAGCTCGCCGTGACCCAGGCATTCCTCCCGCTGCTCCGCGAGCACGGCAAGGCACGCATCGTGTTCACCAGCTCGATCGGCGGTCGCGTCGCCGCACCGTTCATTGGTCCGTATGCAGCATCGAAGCACGCCCTCAACGGGATGGCCGAGTCACTTCGACGCGAGCTCAAGCCGTGGGGCATGGGTGTCTCGGTGCTCGCGCCGGCCAGTGTCGCCACGCCGATCTGGGACAAGGCCGGAGACCAGATCGACGAGATCACGGGCACTCTTTCGCCGCGAGCCATGGAGCTGTACGGCGGAACCATCGAGTCGATGCGCGGGATGGCGAAGGGTGCTCGTACGGGAGGCATCCCGGCGTCCAAGGTTGCCGAAGCCGCGCATCACGCACTGTTCTCGCGTCGCCCGAAGGCGGAGTACCTCATCGGCACCGAGGCCAAGATGATGGCGACCGCGTCGAACCTGCTGCCGTACCGAACGTTCGACAAGGCCGTACTCAAGGAGATTGCCAAGGGCTGA
- the mca gene encoding mycothiol conjugate amidase Mca: protein MADKLRLMHVHAHPDDESSKGAASTAKYVAEGVDVHVATCTGGERGSILNPGFKHPGIEDNPELITEIRREEMDRAREILGVTQDWLGFVDSGWPEGDPKPPLPEGCFALVPIEEAAEPLVRLIRSFKPQVLTTYDENGGYPHPDHIKCHEISVYAFEAAADPTRYPDAGEAWQVSKLYYQLGWSWQRMDAIAKGMEKHGLENPYAERFKDWERKPEDEERLTTRVECAEYFPVRDAALLAHATQIDPDGFWFAIPHEVQAEAWPTEDYQLVTSHVETSVPETDLFAGLR from the coding sequence GTGGCCGACAAGCTGCGCCTCATGCATGTGCACGCGCACCCCGACGACGAGTCGAGCAAGGGTGCCGCGTCCACAGCCAAGTACGTCGCCGAGGGAGTCGACGTGCACGTTGCCACCTGCACGGGTGGCGAGCGCGGATCGATCCTCAACCCGGGGTTCAAGCACCCGGGCATCGAGGACAACCCCGAACTGATCACCGAGATCCGTCGCGAAGAGATGGACCGGGCCCGCGAGATCCTCGGCGTGACCCAGGACTGGCTCGGCTTCGTGGACTCCGGCTGGCCAGAAGGCGACCCCAAGCCGCCGCTCCCCGAGGGCTGCTTCGCGTTGGTGCCGATCGAAGAGGCCGCCGAACCCCTTGTACGACTCATCCGGTCGTTCAAGCCGCAGGTGCTGACGACGTATGACGAGAACGGCGGCTACCCGCACCCCGATCACATCAAGTGCCATGAGATCAGCGTCTACGCATTCGAGGCGGCTGCCGATCCGACGCGCTACCCCGACGCTGGCGAGGCCTGGCAAGTCTCAAAGCTCTACTACCAACTCGGGTGGAGCTGGCAGCGCATGGATGCCATCGCCAAGGGCATGGAGAAGCACGGACTCGAGAACCCGTACGCCGAGCGTTTCAAGGACTGGGAGCGCAAGCCCGAGGACGAGGAACGCCTGACGACGCGGGTGGAGTGCGCCGAGTACTTCCCCGTACGCGATGCGGCGCTACTGGCCCACGCAACGCAGATCGATCCCGATGGGTTCTGGTTCGCGATCCCGCACGAGGTGCAAGCCGAGGCCTGGCCGACCGAGGACTACCAGCTCGTCACCTCGCACGTTGAGACCAGCGTTCCCGAGACGGACCTGTTCGCCGGTCTGCGCTAA
- a CDS encoding MOSC domain-containing protein, whose amino-acid sequence MTVGSVAALWRYPVKSMGGEELQSSTLDLRAFHGDRMWAVRDLELGAVTTARRLPALLGCSARFVEEPPAGVGPGDVADVRVTFPDGTEITSDDRERLNAKLTELVGKSVALVPLPPMNDKAGYRGVLASKRDIRSQWALTDDEPLPDFSMFPIRKLLQLSIYATPIGIFADAYAVHVLTTSSLRTMAAIGGDFQPRRFRPNIVVDTEGDGLIEQDWVGGTLRAGDMALSVEIPAVRCSVPMREQPGVVADPEVSRTVARHGDRCFGVYTDIVDAGTVRVGDAVTYEPSAEEGAASAAMGRLADRLRINTIRAGNKLMPKGRAH is encoded by the coding sequence ATGACCGTTGGCAGCGTGGCCGCCCTATGGCGTTATCCAGTGAAATCCATGGGCGGTGAAGAGCTCCAGAGCTCCACGCTCGACCTCCGTGCCTTCCATGGCGACCGCATGTGGGCAGTTCGCGACCTCGAGCTGGGCGCTGTCACCACCGCCCGCCGACTCCCAGCACTGCTCGGATGCAGCGCGCGGTTCGTTGAGGAGCCTCCTGCCGGTGTTGGTCCCGGCGATGTCGCCGACGTACGGGTCACCTTCCCGGATGGCACCGAGATCACCAGCGACGACCGCGAACGGCTCAACGCGAAACTCACGGAGTTGGTCGGCAAGTCCGTGGCCCTCGTCCCGCTGCCGCCCATGAACGACAAGGCTGGCTATCGAGGGGTGCTGGCATCGAAGCGCGACATCCGCTCGCAGTGGGCACTCACGGATGACGAGCCACTGCCGGACTTCTCGATGTTTCCGATCCGCAAGCTTCTCCAGCTCTCGATCTACGCCACGCCGATCGGGATCTTTGCCGATGCATACGCGGTGCACGTCCTCACCACCTCGAGCCTGCGGACAATGGCCGCCATCGGCGGAGACTTCCAGCCTCGCCGGTTCCGTCCCAATATCGTCGTCGACACCGAAGGCGATGGGCTGATCGAGCAGGACTGGGTTGGCGGAACACTGCGAGCCGGCGACATGGCCCTGAGTGTCGAGATCCCAGCCGTACGGTGCTCGGTGCCGATGCGGGAGCAGCCCGGCGTCGTGGCCGACCCGGAAGTCTCTCGCACCGTCGCTCGTCATGGCGATCGCTGCTTCGGTGTCTACACCGACATCGTCGACGCGGGAACGGTACGCGTCGGTGACGCCGTCACCTATGAGCCTTCCGCCGAAGAAGGCGCCGCCAGTGCGGCGATGGGCAGACTCGCTGACCGTCTACGAATCAACACGATCAGGGCCGGCAACAAGTTGATGCCCAAAGGCCGCGCTCACTGA